TCTGACCTCCGGTGTCTGCGTCACGGCCAAGCTCCAGATCCTGGGAGCGAAACAAGCCGTGGAGATGAAGATGCAGCAGCTTCAGTCCCACAAGACCTCCAACACGTTCAGGAACAGGTCCTGGTGTCCGATCAAGGATTAGGTGATATGGAACTTGGAAAAGATGAAAACAATCTGATAACTGAAAAAGCTCAACTCGGTGGCATGCCCAGATTGCTTGACTTCAACAGGCTTTAAGGCAGACCAGGACTACTACTTGCGATTTTTTTAGATGAAGAAATGCGGACAAAATTGGCTTGGTTACAACAGCGAGATGCCGTAAAGAATTTTCATAATTGACCAGTGACATCAATGAGTGGCACACGTTGATGACCCCAACCGCCGCCCTTGAAGCTGAGCGAATCGGTGATTCCGAGATGGTCATTAATCCAGGCAAGAATCAGGGGCCCCAGCACCGGTGGTTGTTCGGCACCCACTGGAGCCCAGAGATTGAAGTGATCACCGCCTGCGGCCAGCACGATGCGATGACCATTCGCCAGAGGCTGACCATTGCGAAGTGGAACGACCGCTTCAGGATCCGATGGAACAACCCAATCACGGGTGCCGCTCACCAACAGCGCCTTGGCATGCATCGAAGGACCGCTGGATTCATCAAACAACAGACGCAGAGGCGGACTTACCACAACCACGGATCGAACTCTCGTGTCACCCAGCGATCCCTGATCAGCACCTTTGAGCCAGCTGCACTGCAGAACCCAGCTCAGGTTGCGGTCTGGATCACGAGGATCCTGACAACGGGAGCTCAGCTTGCGGCTCGTGGTCTGAAGACCACCTAACTGCAAAGCCGCGGTGGCACCCCAGGAATGACCCACAACCGCCACTGAATCGGTTTGAACAGACGAACCAGAGAGCAAGCTGCCCGTTTCGACCGCATCAATCACGGCAGTGACGTCCAGGGGGCGCAAGCGCAGTTCCTCGGATGCCGGCGGTGGCTGTTTACCTTCAAGCAGTGACTCCTGCTGCTTGGAATCACTACCCGGGTGACCTGGGAGCACTACGGAATAACCATGGGCAGCGAGCAGATGGGCCCAGCCCTCGAAACTGGAAGGTGCATCCCATAGCCCATGGGAAATCACCACCAGTCGACCATTGGACAATCCGGTCGGGGAAATCACCGTGACCTGCAGGGGCTGCGGACGATGGTTCACCGCAATGGAACGTTGTCGGCGGGTCCAGCCGGATGCGGCCGCAGCGACGATCGTTGAAGCAACAGGCTCGGCTGCGCTGCCCTTGTGCACCAGGTCCCTTGCATCGTCCTGGTTGCCTCTCAGTCTCTTGGCGTAAAAAGCGAGCTCCTGGAGATTGATCGACAGCTCATCTCCCGGAACATGACGCAGGAATCCGAGCAGATGGGGCTCATCATCCCGATAGGCCGCGGCCAAAGCCTCAGACACCATGCGCCCGCTGGTGTCGACCGGAAGACCCTTGACCTCCACCAATTCAGAGGCAGTGAGAAGAAGCTGCTCAAACAGAGGGTGCCCGAGGGATTGGCGGACAATGCTGCTGGTCTCTTCAGGGAGCGGTGCCGTCAGCAAAGCCTCGATCAGCTTCTGCACTGATCCATCGCCTGCCCAATCCAGCTCCTGAAGATCTGGATTGGAGTCGATCAACTGCTGGGCATTGGTGGCCTGACTCAAATCCAGGCTGATGCTCTCATCCAGCAAAGGCAAGGTGAAGGTGAGGCGCTCAACTGCCGCCACCGGTTGAGCGACCAGCAGCGAAGCCAAGGCTGCAACCAGGCCACGCAAGCGGAAACACGGGAAGGACGTCATGCCGCCAGAGAAACCGTCTGAGGGGGATGCTGCTCCAGAACCCTGGCGAGATAGCGACCGGTGTGACTGGTTGGGTGCTGGGCCACCTCTTCCGGCGTTCCGCAGGCCACCAACTGTCCACCGCGATCACCACCCTCTGGACCAAGATCAATCAACCAGTCGGAACAACGGATCACATCGAGATTGTGCTCGATGCAGATGATCGAGTTTCCTTTATCCACAAGACGCTGCATCACATCCATCAGCTTGTGCACGTCATAGAAACTCAGGCCTGTGGTGGGCTCATCGATCAGGTAAAGCGTCTTGCCGGTGGCCCTGCGGGACAGTTCAGTGGCCAACTTCACCCGTTGCGCCTCACCGCCGGAGAGCGTGGGTGCCGGCTGCCCAAGTTTCACGTAACCGAGACCCACATCCACCAGGGTCCGCAATCGGTCAGCCGCCTGCGGAATCGCAGAAAACACGTCGGCGGCCTGCTCAACGGTCATCTCCAGAACCTCCGCGATGGTGTGCCCCTTGTAGGTGACCTGAAGAGTCTCCCGATTGAATCGGGCGCCCTTGCAGACATCGCACTGCACATAAACATCCGGCAGGAAGTTCATTTCGATCACGTTGACCCCCTGTCCGCGGCAGGCTTCGCAGCGACCACCCTTGACATTGAAACTGAACTGACCCACCTGATAGCCGCGGGCCTTGGCTTCAACCGTGGCTGCAAACACCTGACGGATCGGATCAAACGCACCGGTGTAGGTGGCGGGGTTGGAGCGGGGAGTCCTGCCGATCGGTGACTGATCGATCACGATCACCTTGTCGATCGACTTGAGTCCACGCAGCTCACCGAGGCCGTTGGGGAAAGGAACCTTATGGCCGAGGCCATGCTCAAGGGCAGGATGAAGCAACTCATTCACGAGCGTGCTCTTGCCACTGCCGCTCACCCCAGTGATGGAGACAAGACGTCCGAGCGGAAACTCCACGCTCAGATCTTGGAGGTTGTTGCGATTGCAGTTGAGCAGCTTGAGGCTGCGAGTGCCTGCCGAGCGACGTTCCGAAGGAGTGGGAATGCTGCGCTCTCCACTCAGGTAGGCACCGGTGATCGATTGATCGGCATCCAGCAGATCTTGCAGGGAACCCTCGGCCACGATGTGACCGCCATGCACCCCAGCTCCGGGGCCAATGTCCACGAGATGATCGGCTGCGCGGATCGTGTCCTCATCGTGTTCGACCACAACCAGGGTGTTGCCTAGATCACGCAGCCGTTCAAGGGTGGCCAGCAGGCGGTCATTGTCCCTTTGGTGCAAACCGATGCTCGGCTCATCGAGCACGTAGAGCACTCCAGTGAGCCCAGCTCCGATCTGAGTCGCCAGACGGATCCGCTGTGCTTCACCGCCGGAGAGGGTCATCGCCGGCCGATCAAGGCTCAGATAGTCCAGACCGACATCCAGTAAAAAACGCAATCGCATGCGGATCTCCCGCAGCACGAGATCTCCGATCTGAATCTGACGGTTCGTGAGCAGTGGTTCACTGCTCTCAAAGGCGCCCACGCCCATCAACTGCTCAATCCGTTCAAGGGTCTGGCCCACGCTCACAGCCGTGAGATCCGTGATTCGGAAGCAGCCCATGCGCACGGCCAATGCTTCCGGCCGCAGTCGTTTGCCGGCACAACTGGAACAGGGAACCAGTTCCAGAAATTTCTCCAGCTTCTGACGCTGGGCCTCGCCACTGGCATCACGCAACTGGCGCTCAAGAATCGGCAGGATTCCCTCAAAGGGACGCTGATATCCGCCATTTCCCTTGCGATAACGGCTGTCAGCCTGAATCAGGATCGGTTCGCGACTGCCATTGAGCAGCACATCCTGCTGGTCTTCAGTCAGTTCCTTCCAGGGAGTCTTGATCTCGAAGCCAAAGGCCTCCCCGACGGAATAAAGCAGGGAGAAGTAATAGGAGTTGTCTTTTTCAGCCCAGGGAGCCACTGCGGCATAAACCGGCAGTGACGGATCCGGAACCACGCGCTCCGGAGTGAACTTGCGCAGGTGACCGATGCCATGGCAGGCCTCGCAAGCACCGTAAGGACTGTTGAAAGAGAACAGTCTCGGTGAAAGCTCTTCGATGATTGCCCCATGTTCGGGACAGGCGAAATTCTCGGAATACAAACGCTCCCGGTCGACTCCCTCAGGAAGTTGCTCGTCCTTTTTGGGCACCACCTCAACGATGGCTAAACCATCTCCGCGTTTCAGGGAGGTGCGCAAGGAGTCGGTGAGCCGTTCCTGAATTCCCTCGCGAGCAACAAGCCGATCCACCACCACTTCAATGTTGTGGCTTTGGTTCTTGTCGAGTTCGATGTTGTCGGCCAGCTCGCGCACTTCTCCATCGATCCGCACCCGGGCAAAACCCTCAGCGGCCAACCCGCTGATCAGCTTGGCGTGGGTGCCCTTTTTGCCACGCACAACCGGAGCAAGCAGTTGATAACGCGTGGATTCAGGCAAGGTGAGGATCTGATCGACCATTTCATCAATGGTCTGGGGCCGGATCGGCCGATCACACTTCGGGCAATGGGGATCGCCGGCCCGACCGAACAACAGGCGCAGATAATCCTGAATCTCAGTGACGGTTCCGACAGTCGAACGAGGGTTGTGACTGGTGGATTTCTGATCGATCGAGATCGCCGGGGAGAGCCCCTCGATGGCATCAACATCAGGCTTGTCAACCTGGCCTAGAAACTGACGGGCATAGGCGGAAAGACTCTCGACATAGCGACGCTGACCCTCAGCGAAAATCGTGTCGAAAGCCAGGGAGCTTTTACCGCTACCGCTGACTCCGGTGAACACCACCATCTTGTTGCGAGGGATGGTGAGATCAACGTTCTTGAGATTGTGCTGACGAGCACCACGAACGCGGATCACGTCCTCTTCTGATCCAGTCGTGAGTTTCACCGGCTCTGCCGAAGACGAGGCCTTTGATTTGGGAGCGGGTCGCCCCATACGGCTGGATCTCAGGAGCTGGTGATTCTACTGAGATCAGATGATGCTCACGCTGCTTTCTGATCCAGAAGGCTGGCTGCATAAGCCTCAGCTTCGCGGCGGTCACCGCCAGCCAGTTCAGCCAGCTCATGCTGACGCTCCTGAGTGTCCCGCAGATGGGACACTCGTGAATGGGTCACCCCATCGCAAACGTCTTTGCTGACGCGGAAATGATGGTCAGCCGCTGCGGCCACCAGCGGCTGATGGGTGACACAGAACACCTGTCGATGGCGCGACAACATGCGCAGCAAATCGGCCATGGCACCGCTGACACGGCCGCTCACTCCGGTATCGATTTCATCGAAGAGCAAGGTGCTGGATCCATCCACATCCGCAAGGCAGGTCTTGAGAGCCAGTAAAAAACGCGACATCTCACCACCGGACGCCACTTCAGTCAGCGGAGCCATGGGCTGACCAGGGTTGGCTGAGAACAGGAAGCAGACCGTATCCGCACCGCTCTCTCCAGGTTCAGACGGCTCCACAGCAACCTCAAATCTCACATTGGCTAATCCCATGGGCCTGAGATGGGCTATCAACCGCTCCTGCAGCTCAGCCGCCACGACCAGACGCTTTGAACGCAGAGAAGCGTTACTGCGATCACGGGCCAGACAAGCCGTCTTCTCCTGGCTGCGCAACTGCTCGAGCAGTGCATCAACACCACCGGACTGGTGACGCCCACGCAGCTCATCACGACGCTGGATCAAATCGATCAGATCCTGCCCATGACGGCGTTCCAGGCGCTTGAGCTCGGCCAGACGCTCCTGAAGCAACGCCAGACGATGGGAATCACTGTCCAAGGAAGCGCCATAACCCTCAAGCTCTCGGATCAGATCATGAACACCTGATTCAAGGTCGAGACATCGTTCGCTCAGAGACTGCAGCGATGGGTCGAGACCCTGCATCTGCCGTAACTCATGGCTGCAGGCCTGCAGATGATCAAGCGTTGAGGGTGCCTGATCCGCTCCGTCCTGAAGACGCCCGATCAACAGACCCAGACCCTCCTGCAGGCGCACGCCATGAACAAGACGGTCCTGTTCCCGTTCGAGCTTCTCAACTTCTTCAGGGTCATCAAGCTCGGCTCGATCGAGTTCTGCCAACAGCAGGTCCAGCTCCTCTCGCTGTTGATCCAGTTGCAGCCGATCGTTTTCAGCCCGCTCAAGCTCGTTCTGACAGCGAAGCCAGTCGCTCCAGTGAGCACGAACCTGACGGAGCTCGGCATCGAGAGAGGAACCCCCGAGACGGTCAAGCCAACGTTTCTGCTGGCCCGGTCGAGCCAGCTGCTGCGTCTGCCCCTGAACGGTGAGATCGATCAGCAGGGGCCGCAGCACCAACAGCTGCTGACGATTCACCATCACGCCGTTCAGCCTTGAGCGACTACTGAAACGTTCCTCCTGACGGCGCCATTCGCGGCTGACCACCAAATCTTCCTCACCATCGCTGATTTCCTGCTCAAGCAGCCAGCGGCTGGCGGCTGCACCGGGACGAAAACTGGCCTCGATCACACCACGGTCACAGCCGGAACGCAACAAACGCGCACCTGCTCCTGTTTGCAGACCTCCAAGCACGGCATCCAGAGCATCGAGAAGAATCGATTTGCCTGCGCCCGTCTCGCCGGTCAGCACAGAGAAACCCTGATCAAATGCCAGATCAAGGCGGTCAATCAAGGCTATGTTCTCGAGTCGCAGACCGGTTAGCACGGCAGACCCCGGTGTTGGATCAGACCGTAGCGGCGGCTCAGCTCGTTTAGAAGGGGTGCACATGGCATTGAGGCCAGTGGCCCCTCAAGAACTCGGAGATTTCATCGAAGCCGCCGGTCTGCTCACGTATGACCCGGCAGCCATCACCCGCATCTATGCGGGTCATCCTCAGCGATTGCTGCGACGTCTATGGCAGACGTTGGTGCCGATTGGATTGCTGTTGATCGGCATCGGTTTCGACTGGATCTTCCAGTTGCTCAAGGATCCAAAACGGGCACGAAGCAGAGCCAAGGAATGCGCAGAACTGCTGGTGGATCTAGGCCCGGCTTTCATCAAAGCCGGGCAGGCGCTCTCCACACGGCCAGACATCGTGCCCCCTGTTCTTCTGGAGGAACTTGCCCAGCTGCAGGACCAGCTACCTGGCTTCGACAGCGCTCTGGCCATGGCCTGCATCGAAGAGGATCTGGGCGCTCCCGTCGACAGCATCTATGCGGAACTGGAGCGCGAACCGATCTCCGCCGCCTCACTGGGCCAGGTGCATCGCGGAACGTTGCACGACGGTCAACGCGTTGCCGTAAAAGTGCAGCGACCGGGTCTGCGCGAACAGATCACGCTCGATCTCTACATCGTGCGCAACATCGCCGCCTGGCTCAACAGCAACATCGGTCTG
Above is a window of Synechococcus sp. BIOS-E4-1 DNA encoding:
- a CDS encoding alpha/beta fold hydrolase; translation: MTSFPCFRLRGLVAALASLLVAQPVAAVERLTFTLPLLDESISLDLSQATNAQQLIDSNPDLQELDWAGDGSVQKLIEALLTAPLPEETSSIVRQSLGHPLFEQLLLTASELVEVKGLPVDTSGRMVSEALAAAYRDDEPHLLGFLRHVPGDELSINLQELAFYAKRLRGNQDDARDLVHKGSAAEPVASTIVAAAASGWTRRQRSIAVNHRPQPLQVTVISPTGLSNGRLVVISHGLWDAPSSFEGWAHLLAAHGYSVVLPGHPGSDSKQQESLLEGKQPPPASEELRLRPLDVTAVIDAVETGSLLSGSSVQTDSVAVVGHSWGATAALQLGGLQTTSRKLSSRCQDPRDPDRNLSWVLQCSWLKGADQGSLGDTRVRSVVVVSPPLRLLFDESSGPSMHAKALLVSGTRDWVVPSDPEAVVPLRNGQPLANGHRIVLAAGGDHFNLWAPVGAEQPPVLGPLILAWINDHLGITDSLSFKGGGWGHQRVPLIDVTGQL
- the uvrA gene encoding excinuclease ABC subunit UvrA, giving the protein MGRPAPKSKASSSAEPVKLTTGSEEDVIRVRGARQHNLKNVDLTIPRNKMVVFTGVSGSGKSSLAFDTIFAEGQRRYVESLSAYARQFLGQVDKPDVDAIEGLSPAISIDQKSTSHNPRSTVGTVTEIQDYLRLLFGRAGDPHCPKCDRPIRPQTIDEMVDQILTLPESTRYQLLAPVVRGKKGTHAKLISGLAAEGFARVRIDGEVRELADNIELDKNQSHNIEVVVDRLVAREGIQERLTDSLRTSLKRGDGLAIVEVVPKKDEQLPEGVDRERLYSENFACPEHGAIIEELSPRLFSFNSPYGACEACHGIGHLRKFTPERVVPDPSLPVYAAVAPWAEKDNSYYFSLLYSVGEAFGFEIKTPWKELTEDQQDVLLNGSREPILIQADSRYRKGNGGYQRPFEGILPILERQLRDASGEAQRQKLEKFLELVPCSSCAGKRLRPEALAVRMGCFRITDLTAVSVGQTLERIEQLMGVGAFESSEPLLTNRQIQIGDLVLREIRMRLRFLLDVGLDYLSLDRPAMTLSGGEAQRIRLATQIGAGLTGVLYVLDEPSIGLHQRDNDRLLATLERLRDLGNTLVVVEHDEDTIRAADHLVDIGPGAGVHGGHIVAEGSLQDLLDADQSITGAYLSGERSIPTPSERRSAGTRSLKLLNCNRNNLQDLSVEFPLGRLVSITGVSGSGKSTLVNELLHPALEHGLGHKVPFPNGLGELRGLKSIDKVIVIDQSPIGRTPRSNPATYTGAFDPIRQVFAATVEAKARGYQVGQFSFNVKGGRCEACRGQGVNVIEMNFLPDVYVQCDVCKGARFNRETLQVTYKGHTIAEVLEMTVEQAADVFSAIPQAADRLRTLVDVGLGYVKLGQPAPTLSGGEAQRVKLATELSRRATGKTLYLIDEPTTGLSFYDVHKLMDVMQRLVDKGNSIICIEHNLDVIRCSDWLIDLGPEGGDRGGQLVACGTPEEVAQHPTSHTGRYLARVLEQHPPQTVSLAA
- the recN gene encoding DNA repair protein RecN is translated as MLTGLRLENIALIDRLDLAFDQGFSVLTGETGAGKSILLDALDAVLGGLQTGAGARLLRSGCDRGVIEASFRPGAAASRWLLEQEISDGEEDLVVSREWRRQEERFSSRSRLNGVMVNRQQLLVLRPLLIDLTVQGQTQQLARPGQQKRWLDRLGGSSLDAELRQVRAHWSDWLRCQNELERAENDRLQLDQQREELDLLLAELDRAELDDPEEVEKLEREQDRLVHGVRLQEGLGLLIGRLQDGADQAPSTLDHLQACSHELRQMQGLDPSLQSLSERCLDLESGVHDLIRELEGYGASLDSDSHRLALLQERLAELKRLERRHGQDLIDLIQRRDELRGRHQSGGVDALLEQLRSQEKTACLARDRSNASLRSKRLVVAAELQERLIAHLRPMGLANVRFEVAVEPSEPGESGADTVCFLFSANPGQPMAPLTEVASGGEMSRFLLALKTCLADVDGSSTLLFDEIDTGVSGRVSGAMADLLRMLSRHRQVFCVTHQPLVAAAADHHFRVSKDVCDGVTHSRVSHLRDTQERQHELAELAGGDRREAEAYAASLLDQKAA